The sequence ctgtggggagaggagagccatccaagagaagaggaggaggaggaggaggaggaggaggaggataagggggaggaggaggaggaggaggataagggggaggaggaggaggagatggaaacaaggaggagagaagcaggagggaggaaaaactggagagggacaggaaaggaagaaagaggaaataAAGATGGAAGAAAGGagacaatgcaaaaaaaaaaacagaagcggttgtgtgaaggagagaaggcATTAACCGGAAGAGGAGAGTACtgtaaaggagaggagaggagagtagaggagaggagaggaaagaagaggagaggagaggagaggagaggagagtatagtacaggagaggagaggagaggagaggagaggagaagagagaagagctgaggagaggagaggagagaagaagaggatgaaagtaggatagagggaggggagaagagaggagaggagaggagagtacaggagaggagaggaggatgaaagtaggatagagggaggggagaggagagtagaggagaggagaggagaggaggatgaaaggaGGATAgtaggaggggagaagagaagagaggagaggagaggagaggagaggaggatgaaagtaggatagagggaggagagaagagaggagaggagaggagaggagaggaggatgaaagtaggatagagggaggagagaagagagggctcCTCAGGGGAAGGGCTGGTGGCACGGAGCCCAGAGAGAGGTGGCCCCTCATCCATCAGAAGGAGCAGGCCGCGGggcgccctcacacacacacacacacacacacacaaacacacacacacacacacacacacacacacacacacacacacacatacgcctgCCACCTCAGCGAGGGCCATTTGTTTTGCGCCGTATGGGGCTTCAGTGTTTGGCAGTCAGATGTGTAGAAAGTGTTTAAAAGTGTttggggtttttgtgtgtggggggggggctggttggggggggggggcgttatATGATGATTGCATGAGTACgcttctgttgtttgtgtgtgtgtgtgtgtgcgcgtgcttgtgtgtgtgtgtgtgtgtgtgtgtgtgtgtgtgtgtgtgtgtgtgtgtgtgtgtgtgtgtgtgtgtgtgcgtattttcATTCTTCTCCCTCCCACGCAATTCTCCCCAGGTTTCTCTCCAGCCATTTCCTTCCCCTGCCTGACTTGTGAATGTGGAAACAAAGTCGAGAAAaaacttttctctccctctccctctcaatctccctctctctctctccctctctccctctctccctcagagccATCCATATTCATGTGAGCGCTGTGTTACATAAGGGGGCGAATGTGAGCGCGTGGGTGGCAGTCAGCGGGAAGCTGCATTAAGTTATGAGAAGCCCTCTGGGATCGGACAGTTATGGATCTCATCCGTcaccgctccacacacacacacacacacacacacacacacaccgctccccGTGCCGCGAGCAGCTCTGCCCCGATATATGAGCCTGTCCGACCCCTTCCGCTGTCACACGCGCCGCTCTAAAGGCATCAAGGGTCATTTACACTGCTGAGCATATAGGGACCCGTTAGAGCATGCTCACTCTGTGCATCTGcgggggccgtgtgtgtgtgtgtgtgtgtgtgtggatgcccgGGCGATGTGATCAAAGTCATCTTGTGTCAGGAGGTCATATAGCATCGAGGATATAGGGACATGTTCAAGGCTTATAAAGTCAGAAGGGAAATAACAGCGGGGAGGACGTATGGGGCATGTTGAAGCTGCCTACGGGCTAAACGCAGGAACAGAGCCACTAGAGGATACGTCTGTGTGCTCTACATTAAGGTGACATGCAAACAGAGAGCAAACAGAGGGACATTGAAGTGAAGAATGGCCGCCagtatcagtatgtgtgtgcactgaggtACAGATGAAGGAGGCTGGGCACGTTTTTGACATGAAAAAGGTCCGGTGAACTTATAGCAACGTGTTCCACTCTCACACTGCATAGCAAGTGCGTGGCTACGTGCAAGAACCCCCCTGCGGTTGGCTGCTATCTTTGGTGAGGTTTATCCACACGATTAACAGGATATCTGGGAGgagcctttttctttttcttttttttttatcagtgatTCAGTCAGCAACCTCATTTCAGAAAACATCTTTTGGGGGATGTGGTAAAACACCTTTTGTTTCCTGCCTGATTCTAATGAAGTAAACAAGCCAAGCAAAcattgggtctgtgtgtggccCTAACATCCAACCAGCACCACAAGACCTGTATCCTAACCCAGCAGCATGCATGGTTTGTTTGGGGGAGGGCCTTTTGGAGGGAGGCATATCTGATTGGCTACAGGACCAAACCGGCCTCCCCAATCACAGCCAGTTGCTTTTAAAGGGAACACATGTAAATACAGGTTTGTTGCACTCTAGGGATAGCGACAGGGACGTTCCTGAGTTCCAACACCTTTTCAAGATGCATCGAAATCACTAACTACACCTTTAATGTCAGCTCCATAAGATCATGACAGTGCGCAGGCGGCGGACTCACCCGCTGCTTGAAGTCCTGCCgctcctccatggtgagggtgTCAGCTTTGGCGATGACTGGCACGATGCTCACGATCTTCCCCAGCCTCTTCATGAACTCTACATCAATGGGACGTAACCTGCCACAGGGACAAACATGCTATTAATATATCATTCATGAATTAATCATAACATCATGCCTTATCAATTATTTACCAATTCAGTTTAAATGAGGGGAGACTTCCCATTTCATGAATGACATAagagttaataataatacaaatgatGATAGCAGGCTCATTAGGCTGTtatcttttgtttgtgtttagataATGTCTCTGCTActtatacataaacacaaagagGATGCTGTTAAAATGGCTATTATATCGCTTCATAATGTGTCAGCCTACGGAGTCTGCACTTAATTGCAGCGGCCCGTTCTTGTGTCCTGACACGCTGGTAAGGGTGCACGATATAACAGAGAGACAGCCGAGGGTGATGTACTCTATGACGTCAGTACAGCCGTATATATGTGCCTGCCGGCTCAGAACAGTGCTGTAAtgatgacagagtgtgtgtgtgtgtgtgtgtgtgtgtgtgtgtgtgtgtgtgtgtgtgtgtgtgtgtgtgtgtgtgtgcgtgtgccggGGTTACGGGGTAAAGTGAGTTATACCAGGCTCGCAGTGCTTCCACACACTGTCAGCCTGATCTATTTCTCAGGAATATTTCTTTACTTTATAAATTCTCCGGGCCTGATGCAGGCTCTCTGCGGAGGAAGTGTTCCACAAGCTGTGAAACCAGAGACCGTGTCGCTGTGGTGCTACCGGACCAAACCGGCCTCCCCCAATCACAGCCGATTGCTTTTAAAGGGAACTGTCTGGAAAACGCATATAAATACAGGTTTGTTGCACTCTAGGGATAGCGACAGGGAGCGCCTTTtaagcagggctgtgtgtgtttgttcggcAGAGTCCGAGGAATCGATATGGAAGTGACCCCCCAGACCCCCTGCAGAGCGGACGTCctgagggtggggggttgacGGCTATATGGGGTGACCTTTGGCGCAACAGGACGCCACAGTGACAGAAGGCATTTGTTTTCGACAGCTAGGATTTCACTGCGGGGTCACGGGGGTCGACGTCTCAATCAAGGGCCAGAGCCTCACGGCTGAGCTACCTTCGGTCGCAAATCAGCCGCCGAAACGACTCTCTAAGCAGTAACACGGGCCGAGGGGGGAAGCTGTGTTTTTTGCACTAGAATCAGCATCTTCAGGGTGGCTGGTCAGTTCATGGCCACAAAAAGATTTTTTTGATAGACCACATTCGGTTTTGCGCAAAGCTCATATCTGGCTTGTCAGTAGAACCACTGGAAAGTAAACGAGAGCAACGCAGCACAAACATTCTCATGTTCCTGTGGTTTCTTAAACTAGCAGACTGTAACCCTCTGGTTGTATTCACACGCTGCTCAGAACGTCCTGTGTTTTAGTTCTTAAGTTCGGCTCTACGCTCTTGCATAACAATGATTTACACCTTCAGGGACGTCTATAAATTGATTATACAGCTTAGCTTAGACTGTACAGCTAAAAGTCTCAACATTCTGCTTCACCTCCCTGACTTTGAGTGACATTCATGAGAACCTATGAAGTTGGAGACCCACTTTGCCCACTAATCTGATGGTACGTCAAGGCTGTATTGGAAAACTTGGATCATTGGTTCACGTCCTGAGATGCGCTAGCACAAAGGAGCTGTATGCCTTTTTTGACTGCAGAGGACATTGTTTTAAGGGAAAACATTGTTTCAATGACAACATGAAAACCGTTAAAAATACACTTAATGGCCCAAGTCcaggagagtggtgtgtgtctgcagtggcaAACAGAGGGTGTAAGAGTAGGAGTGCAATTGTGAGGGAagtgacaggaagtgacacgcACCGGTGCCCAGTGGCAGGCAGGAAGTAGATGCAGCAGTGCACCCGGCTGTCGGGGATCCGCCTCTTCCTGTTGACGTGGAGCTCCTCCCGCAGGTACATCTCGTACTGCTCGTTCACGTAACTCACGATGGGCTCccagctgaggaagaggaggagcaggaggagaaggaggagtagGGAAGAAGGACAGAGCAAGattaattcattttcaacaaagcTTCTGATGCAAAAAACATCCTGTGCTGGTCAGCGGGCCCAACGTCTGTCAGGTTTATTGCTCATGATCTTTTCAGTCGTCTCGCTTGACTCTGTCAGGGCTAAATAATGCCAGAGGTTAATATCACAGCCTGTGAAAGGACTTGACCAGTACGCCTACATGCTCAGGAGAACAAAAGAGACTGTGTGCTGTTTTGCCAAGGGGTCTGTGCAAGCCAACACTGGATTTTACAATAGGTGTACTGACTATGTGCCTGACCATATGTGGAGGTTAGCTACAGAACCAGTTCAGTGCACTGTTCTATAAAATCCCtcaataaaaacacagtaaatgCCAAACGTTCTGTGGTGTCCTTGACtgaaagatctctctctctctcttttttttctctctcactctctctttctctccctctctctcacacacacacactgaaacactccccccctctctctctctctgtctctctctatccccccttctCTAGCTCTTACCCGTTTGCACTGaaacactccccccctctctctctctctctgtctctctctatcccccttctctctctctctctctctctctatctgtctctctctatccccccttctCTAGCTCTTACCAGTTTTCATTGTTGATTTGGTCTCCAAAGCCAGGGGTATCAATCACCGTCAGCTTCATCTTCACTCCTTTTTCTTCAATGACTGCGGAGAGACACGGGGACACAGTGCACCGGGACAAATGAGACAAACAGGTCCTTTCTGTCATTCATCTCCCACCGAACTTTCCATTACATTAACATCcgctgacaacaacaacaacaacaaaaaggggTTGAAAACACCAGTTGT is a genomic window of Clupea harengus chromosome 1, Ch_v2.0.2, whole genome shotgun sequence containing:
- the LOC116220259 gene encoding neuronal-specific septin-3-like, with the protein product MTERTCLSHLSRCTVSPCLSAVIEEKGVKMKLTVIDTPGFGDQINNENCWEPIVSYVNEQYEMYLREELHVNRKRRIPDSRVHCCIYFLPATGHRLRPIDVEFMKRLGKIVSIVPVIAKADTLTMEERQDFKQRIRQDLQVNGIRVYPQREYDEDTEDRILNDKIRESIPFAVVGTDKEHQVNGNKVLGRKTKWGIIEVENVAHCEFANLRDLLIRSHLQDLKDVTHNIHYETYRVRRLNESNANGMALSPLSLENGTLDKSETDSHL